From Toxorhynchites rutilus septentrionalis strain SRP chromosome 2, ASM2978413v1, whole genome shotgun sequence, a single genomic window includes:
- the LOC129767074 gene encoding uncharacterized protein LOC129767074: MPPKEEKMLAERLVQQQGLFATRNAIEKFIENYDAERDTHQISVRLESLDRVNASFLDVQDAIERLDKSEMLEAHLEERVDFEQRFCEAKGFLLSRRSNDANQTLLNTSITANSSSYPTNFHLRLPKIDLPKFNGDFSRWLSFRDTFTSMVHSNGDIPTVAKLQYLLQSLEGEAKKPFESIDIEADNYAVSWEVLLKRHHTLLHDSAKVSQNSSVSSSSPVQQSLPSTSGRVDPSSSSSATSQVSMTVQSACPTVLLETVVLNVVDDHGNTHKARALLDSASMSNFMSQQLAKSLFNRRTKVDVSIAGIGLSTQKIRSAITATIESPFQPFSTKMEFLVLKHPSAELPTVPINTSEWNIPNVVLADPQFNVPGKIDLVIGSESFWELHTGQRISLGNNRPWLAETPFGWAVSGSTTNSISQTPNVCFLSTANDCLETVLQKFWEIETVPTCSSFSDEENYCEELYKTTTIRDPSGRYVVRLPRTEKPEVILGDSRSVAERRLFSLERRLQRDPVTRKAYHRFMDEYVQLGHMEQIKGPVNDTIPHFYLPHHSVFKETSTTTKTRVVFDASCKSASGYSLNDTLLVGPVVQRDLLSIVMKFRIHHVVIVADIEKVYRQVLVHPDDQSFQRILWRSSPDHPISTYQLKTVTYGTSSAPYLATKTLQQLANDYGGSDFHAVRSLREDFYVDDLLTGAADVESAIKLRRELSAMLSSAGFPLKKWASNATEVLEDVPPEDLAILPYRSLQDEQAVSTLGLVWEPKSDTLRFNVHLPLPAAVLTKLKVMSYIARIFDPLGLVGPTISKAKLFMQRLWALKHNGQSWDWDTPLPLKLQEEWKQFHSTLNLLSEARIPRFVSMPDSVSIQLHFFSDASENAYGTCCYVRTETSDKISVQLLTSKSKVAPLSTRHSIARLELCGAHLSMLLFKKVNNALQTPSTVHFWTDSTTVLQWLHASPSRWKTFVSNRVSQIQLNTNVDCWKHVAGIDNPADDISRGLQPADIITRTRWWRGPPWLALPSDCWPITTFSKEETAGALSESRKSPLIAMTSVQSTFCNELFSRFSSFTKLRRVTAFCQRYIENLHSRYLAQRENSENLKPSNIVISTSVMPDPLNSSELRRAENFLCRLAQAEMFAEEISNLTSGERVAKNSPLKWLNPFIDRDNILRVGGRLSNAPLTTETKHPLVLSAKHPLSALLASHYHLKLLHAGPQLMLATLRQKYWILGGRNLVKSVFHHCHTCFKSKPTLVQQSTADLPASRVSPTRPFSVCGVDYCGPFFIKSPVKKRGPTKVYVAIFVCFSTKAVHIELVSDLSTPAFLAALRRLVARRGKISELNSDNATAFKGASNALHRIYRMLKVDEDERRLIFDWCADNEIRWKFIPPRAPHFGGLWEAAVKSAKSHMLKTIGNVNISYEDMLTLLAQVEMCLNSRPLTPMPQDPSDLEVLTPGHFLIGENMQSVPEVDLTRTAENRLDHWELTQKRFQVIWSRWYPEYLQQLQSRATKGCNPPVRIEEGRIVIIKEDNVPSAKWPLGKITKLHPGKDGVVRVVTLRTASAKEVVRAVSKIALLPVLSQSSSIE, encoded by the exons ATGCCACCGAAAGAGGAGAAAATGCTGGCTGAGCGTTTGGTTCAACAGCAAGGACTTTTTGCAACACGTAACGCAATCGAAAAATTTATTGAGAATTACGACGCAGAGCGTGATACTCATCAAATCTCGGTACGATTAGAGTCTTTGGATCGTGTCAACGCTAGTTTTCTCGATGTTCAGGATGCCATTGAGAGACTAGACAAATCGGAGATGCTGGAAGCGCATTTGGAAGAACGTGTCGATTTTGAACAACGGTTTTGTGAAGCGAAGGGTTTCCTCCTGTCCAGACGTTCGAACGATGCaaatcaaactttgttaaatacaTCGATTACTGCGAATTCATCATCGTACCCTACCAATTTTCACCTTCGTCTTCCGAAAATCGACCTCCCCAAATTCAATGGTGATTTTTCACGTTGGTTGTCGTTTAGGGACACATTCACGTCCATGGTCCACTCGAATGGGGACATTCCCACCGTCGCCAAATTACAATACTTGTTGCAGTCACTTGAAGGAGAAGCAAAGAAGCCGTTTGAATCCATCGATATTGAAGCAGATAATTACGCTGTCAGCTGGGAGGTCCTGCTTAAGAG GCATCATACGTTGCTGCACGATTCAGCCAAAGTGTCGCAAAACTCTTCCGTATCATCGTCttctcccgttcaacaatcgctTCCATCCACGTCAGGTCGCGTGGATCCCTCCAGTAGTTCTTCGGCTACATCTCAGGTTAGCATGACGGTCCAATCCGCATGCCCCACGGTTTTGCTGGAAACGGTTGTCCTCAATGTTGTTGATGATCACGGAAACACACATAAGGCACGGGCACTACTCGATTCAGCATCAATGTCGAATTTTATGTCGCAACAGCTGGCTAAGAGCCTCTTCAATCGTCGCACCAAGGTAGACGTTTCCATCGCAGGAATCGGTTTATCAACACAGAAGATTAGGAGCGCGATTACCGCCACTATCGAATCACCATTTCAACCATTCTCCACGAAGATGGAATTTCTAGTTTTGAAGCATCCATCGGCAGAGCTGCCGACTGTTCCTATCAATACGTCGGAATGGAACATCCCTAATGTTGTATTGGCTGATCCTCAGTTCAATGTCCCTGGGAAAATTGACCTCGTCATAGGGAGTGAATCATTCTGGGAACTGCATACAGGACAAAGAATTTCACTTGGGAATAATCGTCCATGGCTTGCTGAAACGCCATTCGGATGGGCGGTGTCTGGTTCTACGACCAATTCCATTTCACAAACGCCAAACGTTTGTTTCCTTTCCACCGCAAATGATTGTCTGGAAACAGTACTTCAGAAGTTTTGGGAGATAGAAACTGTTCCAACTTGTTCTTCGTTCTCCGACGAAGAAAATTATTGTGAAGAATTATATAAAACAACAACTATTCGTGATCCATCAGGGCGATACGTCGTTCGTCTACCCAGAACAGAAAAACCGGAAGTTATACTGGGAGATTCGAGATCTGTCGCCGAACGCAGACTCTTTAGTTTAGAGCGACGATTGCAGCGAGATCCAGTCACGAGGAAAGCGTATCATCGCTTCATGGATGAATATGTGCAACTTGGACACATGGAGCAGATTAAAGGACCTGTGAATGATACAATACCTCATTTTTACCTACCACATCACTCAGTATTCAAAGAGACAAGCACCACAACGAAAACCAGGGTTGTGTTTGATGCATCGTGCAAGTCAGCTTCTGGTTATTCGCTAAACGACACATTACTGGTTGGTCCTGTCGTCCAACGTGACTTACTTTCCATCGTCATGAAGTTCCGGATACATCATGTTGTAATTGTTGCCGACATTGAAAAAGTGTACCGGCAGGTACTGGTTCACCCCGATGATCAGTCATTTCAACGCATTCTGTGGCGATCGAGTCCAGACCATCCCATTTCTACATATCAATTGAAGACGGTTACCTACGGTACATCGTCTGCTCCTTACCTTGCGACGAAAACACTCCAGCAACTTGCAAATGATTATGGTGGATCAGATTTCCACGCAGTGAGATCACTTCGGGAAGATTTTTATGTCGATGATCTGCTCACTGGTGCAGCAGACGTAGAATCAGCAATCAAACTTCGTCGGGAATTATCCGCAATGCTCAGCTCCGCTGGGTTTCCTCTGAAAAAGTGGGCATCTAATGCAACTGAAGTTCTTGAGGATGTGCCGCCAGAGGATTTGGCCATTCTTCCGTACCGTAGCCTCCAGGACGAGCAAGCTGTCTCCACTCTTGGTCTTGTCTGGGAACCAAAGTCCGACACACTCCGGTTCAATGTTCATTTGCCGCTTCCCGCTGCCGTCCTGACAAAACTAAAGGTGATGTCATACATCGCACGGATCTTCGATCCGCTCGGACTAGTCGGTCCTACGATTTCTAAGGCCAAACTGTTCATGCAGCGTTTGTGGGCTCTGAAGCACAACGGCCAAAGCTGGGACTGGGACACTCCCCTCCCATTGAAACTGCAAGAAGAATGGAAACAGTTCCATTCTACACTCAATCTCCTTAGTGAAGCTCGTATCCCGCGATTTGTATCGATGCCTGACTCCGTCAGCATTCAGCTTCATTTCTTCTCTGATGCGTCGGAAAACGCATATGGTACCTGTTGTTACGTCAGGACTGAAACATCCGATAAAATCTCGGTCCAATTATTGACTTCCAAGTCAAAGGTCGCCCCATTGTCAACCCGACATTCCATTGCTAGACTAGAGCTATGCGGAGCACATCTATCTATGCTGCTCTTCAAGAAGGTTAACAACGCCCTTCAAACTCCTTCGACTGTTCACTTTTGGACGGATTCTACCACGGTCCTTCAATGGTTACACGCTTCGCCAAGCCGCTGGAAAACATTTGTGTCGAATCGAGTTTCACAAATCCAACTCAACACCAATGTTGACTGTTGGAAACATGTTGCGGGTATTGACAATCCCGCTGATGATATCTCCAGAGGACTACAGCCTGCAGATATTATCACCCGCACTAGATGGTGGAGAGGGCCACCATGGTTAGCACTTCCTTCTGACTGCTGGCCCATCACCACATTTTCCAAGGAAGAAACCGCTGGTGCATTGTCGGAAAGCCGAAAATCTCCATTAATTGCAATGACGTCAGTACAGTCTACATTTTGCAATGAATTATTCAGTCGGTTCTCGAGTTTCACCAAGTTACGTCGTGTCACAGCTTTCTGTCAACGCTACATAGAAAACCTACATAGCCGTTATTTAGCTCAACGTGAgaattcagaaaatttaaaaccatcgaaCATCGTCATCAGCACTAGTGTAATGCCTGATCCGCTTAATTCGTCGGAACTTCGTAGAGCAGAAAACTTCTTATGTCGTTTGGCGCAAGCCGAAATGTTTGCGGAGGAAATTTCCAACCTTACAAGTGGGGAACGAGTCGCGAAAAATTCGCCACTCAAATGGTTGAACCCATTCATCGATCGAGACAACATCCTTCGTGTCGGTGGCCGGTTAAGCAACGCTCCACTGACAACCGAAACCAAACATCCACTCGTCCTCTCTGCTAAGCATCCGCTCTCTGCTTTGTTGGCTAGTCATTATCATTTGAAGCTACTGCATGCAGGTCCACAACTCATGCTCGCTACTCTCCGCCAGAAGTATTGGATTCTGGGCGGAAGAAACTTGGTTAAATCCGTCTTTCACCATTGCCACACTTGCTTCAAAAGCAAGCCCACACTAGTTCAACAAAGCACAGCCGATTTGCCAGCATCGAGAGTCTCGCCAACCAGACCATTCTCTGTTTGCGGAGTGGACTACTGCGGTCCATTTTTTATAAAGTCACCTGTGAAAAAGCGCGGTCCCACCAAGGTCTATGTGGCCATTTTTGTCTGCTTCTCCACCAAGGCAGTTCACATAGAGTTGGTGAGTGACCTGTCCACCCCAGCGTTTCTAGCTGCACTTCGCCGCTTAGTTGCTCGTAGAGGAAAAATATCAGAATTGAATTCTGACAACGCCACGGCATTTAAGGGCGCATCGAATGCACTACATCGCATCTATCGCATGCTGAAGGTCGACGAGGATGAACGGAGACTCATATTCGACTGGTGTGCCGACAACGAAATTCGTTGGAAATTTATTCCGCCCCGCGCACCGCATTTCGGCGGTCTCTGGGAGGCCGCGGTGAAATCAGCGAAATCACATATGCTGAAGACCATTGGaaatgtcaacatatcatacgaGGACATGCTGACACTTTTGGCACAAGTTGAGATGTGTCTCAACTCTCGTCCTCTCACCCCGATGCCGCAGGATCCGTCCGATCTGGAGGTCCTTACACCAGGACACTTTCTGATCGGCGAGAATATGCAATCCGTTCCAGAGGTAGACCTAACGAGGACTGCTGAAAACCGTTTGGATCACTGGGAATTAACCCAGAAGAGGTTCCAAGTCATCTGGTCGCGGTGGTATCCAGAGTATCTTCAGCAGCTGCAGTCACGTGCTACAAAAGGATGTAATCCACCTGTCCGCATCGAAGAAGGACGAATAGTCATCATCAAGGAGGACAATGTTCCCTCAGCTAAATGGCCTCTTGGAAAAATCACCAAGCTTCATCCCGGAAAGGATGGTGTAGTCCGGGTGGTCACCCTGAGGACTGCATCAGCCAAGGAAGTCGTTCGCGCTGTATCCAAGATTGCTCTCCTTCCGGTACTCTCCCAGTCATCGAGCATCGAATAA